Below is a window of Apodemus sylvaticus chromosome 5, mApoSyl1.1, whole genome shotgun sequence DNA.
CTCTGGATTTTGACCCTCTGTGCCTTCTAACCCCATGGACCAACATGGCTTCAGCTTCTTTGTTATTTAAATCTGCAATGGTTTCCTCATCATTGTAATCTTAACCTAGAAACCCCTTGCTTTAAATACCCAGATGTTCTTATTAGATTCTGAATATTATAGATCCTAATATTATGTTATTAAAACCGAGCCCTGGATATTCTCTTCAACTGTATTAAAAGTTAGAcatgctgggcgtggtggcgcacgcctgtaatcccagcactgggaggcagaggcaggcagatttctgagttagacaTGGGATGTTGTACAGCCCAGTGGGTAAACATGCTTCAAACACCAAAGCCTGACAATCTTGAGTTTAATCCTGGAATTCCccgtggaaggagagacctgacttcTTATCTTCTATACTCATAtacattgctctctctctctctgtctctctgtctctctgtctctctgtctctctgtctctctgtctctctctctctctccctccctctctctctctctctctcctggctccctcccttccaccctttctcacacacatacacatacacacacacacaccaccaccaccaccaccaccacccactaaataaaaatttaaaactaaagaaGTGACAGGTGGGGAATTCTCTCacctctgtcctctccttctcGCCCCCTCTCCATATTTACTGAAAAGCCAGAGGCTAAGACAGAGAGCAGCATCTTCCTGCCCTTCTCCTACTCTAACCTCCCCCCCTGTGCGGTCAAGGTCTTTCTGGGCAATCAGCTTAGCCTCTGCCGCTTGTCTTCACCAAGTCACTGCCGCCATAGCCTGCCCGTGCTCTCACCCCATGCGTGCTGTCTTCAGGGATTTCAATATAATCCTTAGTTCACTGGGCACATTGAGGCATCCCCGTATTCTCACAGCACAGCCCCATTCCTCAGGAGGTCGTGCCATTTCACAACACATGAAGATGTCCATTCCGGAATCGCCTGTCACGGTCGCTCGTCCTCTGCCCATGTCGCATGTCTTAGCTATAACAGGGGCTACACTGTTGCCACTAAAGCAAGAAGACCACATACCACCACATACCATATGCCACGTGGACACTGAAGACACTGTCCTCTCAGATGGCTCAGCCTTTGCTGCATGTATTAACCAGCGTTAACAGAAGCCATGCAACTGCACCCCCAAGACTCAAGTGTTACATGACTTTTCCTAGGAAGTCTGTATATATTCATCCCAGAGAAGGTGGACAACAAGAGACCAAAAGAAGCGATTCTATTCCAGTCTATCTTAGTGAATCAAAGAGTATATTTCTGGAAGTGTGGACGATTTACGGTCTAGTCACACTAACAAAAAGCTTCTTTTATTTTCAGCAATCGTTAACCATTTATGTATCtctagggaggcagggaggagcctCGTGACTCTTTGtgagcccctccctcctcctgtgaGGAAATGTTAATGAACCCTATTCTGTGAGGGTCTCAAAAGTGACCACAGCTTCTCTGATTCAAGATAGCAACGGCTACATACAATCTGAAGGAGGCAGCCACAACAGCACATCTGCTCGTGTCATCCAGGATACTTAGTTTCCTTTTCGAGTTCTAGAATCCATCCCATGCCATCATGAACTAACACATTAAACCTGCAACATTGACACAGATGTGAAATTGTTACCTGTCCGGCTGCTTCCATCAGACTCTTTGGCTGCTATATCCCTTGTTATGTCAGTGCACTCTGTGACTCAGTGACCTATGCCCTTTATGACATCATTCAGAATCAATGGGAGCTGAAGGTAAGTTCTCTGTTGCTGGATTTGGCACTTGGTAatcattgttttttattcttgGAATATGCCAGGTgctaattttccaaggaaatcCATACTCCCTAATTCAGAAATGCAAAGGAAGGGCTGTCAAATCACAGGTGCTTTCTAAGAAGTCTGTAATTCTTAAAATTCCAAGAGAGTTTAACAGTCTTAATATCAGGAGTCTTATTCTGACGTAAATCCCAGCAGTATTCTGGGGACAAGATTTTACTGGGTCTATGGAGAAAGAAATACTTATTTAAATGACTTTCATCATGCCAAACTGCTTCGAcgttatttttcttatctttcatAATTGCTTTGGCACACTCCTTGGTAATCCTGAGAACCTGAGTGGTTGTGCCTCCAAAAACAGCAGCGTGGTAATagaagtccccctcccccacttctatGTAAGCTTGTGATGACTCATTTCTCTCATAAGGCAGTCTGCTTGGGCTTTCCTTGTACCAGTAGGTATGTAACTGGGCTACGGAGTCCCCCAGAGTCTCCAGACCGTACTTGGCTTTGAATAGCTGATCCACGTCCATGCAGAAGACATAGTCCACCTCGTGCTGTATGTGGTCTTCGATGTGTTCACTGATGACCTTCATGCGCATCATGCTGATGTCCTGCCACCTCCTCGCTTGTTTGATCTTAAAAATCTTTAGTGTCCGGTGGCGATTCAGATCTATCCATGGCATATGGGAAAAGTCGTCGAGCATGATATAAAAGACAACCTTCTGGTTGACCATGAAAAACCTATCGGCAGATTCCAGAAAGCGGCCCAAGTAGTACAAAAGGTATCTGCAAAATAAACAAGGAGCAGTTGAGTGGCGTCTTTCAGTTTGGGTGGGACACATCTCAATCGCCTGGACATAGCTTACCCAGCACCAAAGCCAGGCCCCCAGATGCCACCATTCTCTACGAGCAGTATGGTAGAAAGTGAAAGTGtacactattttctttggcagggTCTACAGATCATGGAACAGAAGAGAGGCTCTTCAGGAAAAGAAATGGACATTAGTGAGGTAAGGAGCCTCATTCTGAGCCTTGTGTAAAGTGAAAGCCAGAGTTCGGGGTTGCCCAGGcaaagcaggaggagagagaggggtctCTACGGGCTTCTGCcgctgtgcatctgtgtgcatagTGAGCTATGCTGTGTACAGTCGGTGTAGCAGATGACACTCTGTCACCTGCATTTTGTAGATTGTTAGCCTTATGATGGCAGTGGAATGGTTGGGCTGGAAAACATTTCCTCATTCCCACTCCTGGAAACCGCTAAGAGATTCTCAGGTGGTGAATAGGACAGGTAACTTCAAAAGAGGAAAGGTCTGCTTTAGTACTGTGTATGCAACCCTTAGAACTAAGTCCTGGGTATTGGTCTACATTTCGGGAATCAGGCTAACGATACATTATGACTAACGGTCAGGAGAGAGTGTTGTAACTCATCGCATCTAATACTATTTGTGAACCATGGAAAGGATCACTGATGTTGTAGTACTGTGCTGGATGCTGTCACTCAAATCCGAAGAAGTCACCCTTGCCCGGGTTCCCTCTGTGGCGTGTTGCAGAACTCTTCCGTCTTCTAACTCCTTTACCGTTACTGTTACTGATTACCTGTTTGCATTAATTTTTACATATGAGGTGGTgaggaacatttttttaaaagggtcCAATTAATTAAATCATTGAAAACCCTGACGTGGTATAAATGAATGAGGAAGGTGTAGTCCCCCAGTCTCCTTAGTAACTCCACACTGGAGGGGAGTGCCACAATTAGAGACAGTCTTGGGGTCGCGTGCACATGGCGTCCACACAGTCTCCCTGAGATCTTTGCCAGCATGTTTCTTGGTATCATTGCCTTATAGTGACTTCTCTGGCCTCGAGAAAAAAGCCAGCAACCGAACAGTTTTTGCCATTTACACCTACAGCCATAGTCACTTCACCCCGACACACCCTGTCCTCCGTGAGTGGCTCTTCTCTCTTCACACAACGTAGAACAGGTGTTTCGATAAAGCCAAACTTCCTACTTTTGAATGTTATTAAATTTACAGAAACCTTCCCCTGTGTGCCAGACTCCCAATCCACGTGCCGTCCAGCCACTCTCCACATTCTCTGTGGCCACCATGCTTTGGGCAAAACGAGGAAACCGGCAACTGTGCTATTCTATCGGCGAAACTACAGATTGTGGTCCGATTTCCCCCGTTTTATCTCGTAAGCGCCGCTTCCGTTGCCGTGATCCAGTCCGGGACACAGGATGGATGGGTTTAGTCCTGGCAGCCTCTTCTTGATCTCCTCCAGTCTGCGTCAGTTTCTCTGTGACTCTTGCCACTGGCACATCAGAGAGTCTTTGCCCAATATTTATCAGGAAACCTCCTAATCTGTTTCTTCTTTCAGGGTTTATCAACTTTAGTGACCTTTTTTGTAAAGGACTAAGTTGAgttttcatttggttttatttatcatcactcccatatttatttattttagcttgtCGTTGGTTGTTTACTCTTCTCTATCCAGCTCCTTAAAATGAAGGTTAGGGTAAGTATTTctatctacatgtatgtgtgcatgtgtggtatgtatgtgtgtatgtgtggtatgtatgtgtgcatgtgtgtatgtatgtgtacatgtgtggtatgaatgtgtggtatgtatgtgcatatgtgtggtatgtatgtgtgtatatgaggtgTGCATGTttggtatgtatgtgttcattgtgtatgcatgtgtgcatatgtggcatgtatgtgtgcatgtgtggtatgaatgtgtgcatgtgtgtatgtatgtgcgcatATGTgatagtatgtgtgcatgtgtggtatgaatggttggtatgtatgtgtgtatgtatggtatatatgtgtgcactgtggtatgtatatgcatttgtggcatgtgtgcatatatggtaagtgtgcatgtgttatacatatgtgtgcatatgtggtttGTACGTGtgctatgtgtatgcatatatgtggtatgtatatgtgcatgtatagtatagtatgtgtgcatgtatggtatATAAGTGCGCATGTgtggtgtttatgtgtgcatgtgtgcatatgtgctatgtattgtgcatgtgtggtatgtgtgtgttgtgtatggtatgtatttgtgcatatgttatatgtatatgtgcatatgtgcatgtgcagtatgtatgtatacatgcgtGGTATTCATGTtggtatgtctgcatgtgtggcTCTGGAGTTCAAGCCCAGAGACTCATGAGAAGTAGGAAATCCCTCACTCTTTTTCCTGAGAGAATCACATGTatcctgggctggcctcaaacgtgctttatagccaaggatgaccttaaacttctcatctttctgcctccacatccccagtattgggattacagctgtgacCACCGTGACCTGTTCTGGAGGTGCTAGAGGTCGCCTCCGGCCTTACGTGCCCCAGGTTCTTACGCTCTGCTAACTGACGACCCCTCCAGCCCTGACCTGGGTATTTAAGAGACTGTCCTTCAGATGCACGAATAAAGGAATGTAGGTCGTGGTGCACACGTGAAAAGATATGGAAGAGGAAAAGGCTAAGGGgagcagaaagaggaaaacaggagAGGGGAATGGAGGAGATAAATATGGCTTGCTTTACTGCAGAGTCAGAACATAGTGGAGTAATGGCGAACTAGAATAATGAGAGGTGAGTTTGGGCACAGCGCATGGCGTGGACAGAAATGTCAGAACAAAACCCATGATTTTGGATGCTAAGTTAAAAACAAATCGTGTTGCTCAATTCAATGTTCACATATTTGTGAGTTTTCCTTATTTTATCCTAAAAttgatttttgaaaatttcatccCCATATGATATTTGGTTcaatttcagttttttattttatttcagcttTTGTGATTTAAACATGTTCAACCACAAAGAATATTTCACACACATGGAAAGGACACTTGTTGAGTGGGCTGTTCTCTGTATGTTTTTGTAATATTAAATGTGTATGCTACAAAGAGgcagtatggagagagaggtgtTGCTAAGTTGCGATGTTGTTGAAAGGTCTGCTAACCTTGAACAGAGACACCAAGAATCAGCCGGTCTCTCCTGAGCAGCTCCGATAGTGTGGAGCGGCGTGTCTCTGCCGTTGCCTGTGCACTCCACTGGCCGCTTCAGGCTCTTCTCCTCACACTTTGAACATGTGGTACAGAGTCTGAAGTGTGCAGATTGCATGCGCATGCCCAACTTGATGTCTTCACAATGTGATGATGGTTCACGTTTGGTACCTGGCGAATAGTCTTCAAAGTTTCGTGTTTGATTTGCTATATATCCTAATTTCACTGAACTCAACTGCCCCCCACCCTCTCATTATTGCCTATAGGTCATTCCAGTGTCTCCACCCTTCTGTCTTTAAGTGGAAATATTTCActgcatttgttttcctttttaaaaggttGACTTTTATGGCTTTGGTTTTCTATTTGATTAGGATGAATTCAGCATGGGTTTGCTTTTTGGCCTTAAAATCGCTGGATGATTTTTATATGCCCATTTTTAACATTATGATTAATAATCACAGCTATCTTATTTTGTTGTATTCCTCTGACAGTCAATACATACAGATGAGTGGGAGTGTTTATAAGAAGTTACTTATCACTTGTGGGTGCGTAGGAGGTAGGAAAATACTGGAGAAAATAGAGATAATGAAGAGTGCAATACACTTGTATTAAGGTGATTAGTAAAAGACCCATGAAATTAAGTTAATATTGGAGGGAAGACCATGAAAATCAGATCACAGAAGTAAGCTGAGGGATTGGGTTGCTTATGGGCAGACCAAGTGGGTGGTGGCATTGTGAATTATGGTAAGAATTGGCTTAGAGAGGATAATTGTAAAGTAGATTCAGTAGATCATCTTCTACAACGAAAAGTCCGGGGTTAAAAGACACTTGATATTACCTACCTTCCCACTGCAAACACGATCAACCCCACAGTAACTGGATACTTTTCATAATAATTTGCCAAGACTGATTCATTGTAAGTATCGGTCCATACAATCGGAGCTGACCAGTTAGTAACTCTCATGCCCGTGTGTGTAGAGTtcattctgtatttgtaagaaagacagaattttaaagtaaaacagaTCATCCTAAACCATCAGGAGGGATTCTGATAATGCCCAATACCTTGCATCTGAAGGCAGTATCCCGTTATAGCTAACCCAAAGTCCTGACAGCTCTGATAAACTAGGGAAGCATCATATCAGAAATGGCCATGTCGAACCATCAGGAACGAGAGACagttatgagttcaaggtcagcatggggTGTAGATTAAAACTAGGTCTCAAgaaaatagatatagatagatagatagatagatagatagatagatagatagatagatagattagatagaataggaaaaagaaggaaagaaagaaaaggactaAAGAGATGGTCCAGCCAGTAAGAgtgtgtgctgctcttgcagagaaccacagtTCACTTTCCAGTCCTGGGTGGCACAGCCTTCTCTAATAGGTCACTCCATTCATGTGTACAACCACACATCCcccacatatgcatataattttaaattaagcaTATGTGATTCCATATGTATTAAGAaatgataatataattatataaaataaaatataatttataatatataattaatatatagtatatagtatatagcatatgtattatatataacatgtataaatattatatataatgtatatatacattatataacatAGCATtgtgttttataatataaaatatatatttatatataattatataatagtgtatcatatactatattattatattatataatattctaTCCTAATATATATgggaaaatatatacaaatacatatgtgtaaaatacaataggtctttatttctttcattttaagattataatataattacttcATTATCATTCTCTTCTCTATATAATCCCATATTCTCCTCCTTACTTTCTTTCAAAATCATGGCCTATTTTGTTATtgtcattgtatatatatatatatatatatatatatatatatatatatatatatatatatatacagttatgGAATTCAATATGCATTGTATATATATAGTTATGGAAttcaatatgcatatatatatgcatattgaaTTCCATAACTACATaattttataagtatatatattagggaagagaagggaagaaagcagCAGGCCAGACCATTGTGTAATTACACTTAAGTAGAAAACATGAAAGGAAAGGCAAGGAACGCCTGTGTGCAGATTTACCCCTGTGCTCAGGATCAGAGCTGTATATAAGCCTTTTTCTGGGTATGAAACCTTCCTCTGGTTTAGTCCTATCTTCACACTTGGAATGGAATTTCCTAGTGACCTTAATCCAAATAATTAATGGGGGGGGAGCTTGGAATGCAAAGTGCTCTACACACACATTATCTATGCTCAAAACACAGATCGCAGTATAATTAGACACACATTGGGCCTGAGCCAGGCTATTATtgttaacaattttattttgagtGACAGAATCCTGACTCTGAGCTTTACATGTCAAGATCCTTGCACACTGGGAGGGCAGGGACATGCCAGGGAGTTAGAGAAAATCAGCCCGGAACACTTTACATATTAGTCTTCACTTTTGATATAGTATTTGAATCTCTTTAAAAGATTTAGACTGCTTACAAGCTTAGGAAGCCAGATTAATGGCAATAAATAGACATGCCGCTTTATACGTAAGTGTGTTTCACATATACAATAGCAGATGTGTTTATTTCAGTTGATGCAAACAGTTGTAGATCAAGTTTTAAATAGCAGGATTGCTCAAAGTTGGGagtggagggatggctcagtggttaagagcacttgatgctctgaCGGAAAGCTCCAGTCCAGCTCCCAGCACCCGCTTTGGTGACTCACTgccatctggaactccagttccaggagaaggagtgccctcctctggcttccttggTTCCAGGTACACACACTCCCAACAGTGGCACTGATGCCATCTGCCAACAACATTCATGAATTAACTTCACAGATGCATTCTTACGTGGCGTTAAACCAGTCTGAGAGTTGTAGTTCTGGTTGGTTTTTCAGAGAcctaaaagaaagataaaagatagAAAATTCACAATGAGCAATCCTGATGGCACTGAGGACCCTGCCGCCCAGCAGCCTGGGACCCAGCAGCCCGGGACCCTGTGGCCCGGCAACCCCAGATCCTGCCTCTTAGCAGCCCGGGACCCTGCGGTCCAGCAGCGCAGGACCCTGACCTCCAGCAGCCCGGGACCCTGCAGCCCGGGACTCTGTGGCCCGGCAACCCCAGACCCTGCCTCTTAGCAGCCCAGGACCCTGACCTCCAGCAGCCCGGGACCCTGCGGCCCGGGACCCTGCAGCCCAGCAGCCCTCGTGGCTTTCCGTAGGTCTGTTGCATAGTCATCGAGTTCAGAGAGAATTTACAGCTCCCTCAACTTTCTGTCATCCCACTTCCAAATTTACTCTCCATTGCTTGATGTTTTGCTccttttgttcgagacagggtcttactatatagctctgactgtccttgaactcacaggaaccTGGCTGCCTCAGCTTTGCCCTACCTCTGTGTTTCAATAGTGGAAAGAGATCTTATTTCCTTTGCTAGATGAGCATTAAATATCTTATTTGCTGAGGAGTCTTCATCTGAGACCTGACAACCATTTTTTGTGAGGGTTTCTCTGAGACATTCCTGTTTCTCCATGTGACATCTTGGCACGCCCCTGTGACTTCGGGTTTTTTACATACAACCTGGACTTCTCCAGGAACTTAACCCTGACTATCCCACTGCGTTCGGGAGGTCTTGAGTTTTCAGACACCTCGTAGTGAAGTGTTTAGTGCTGCCGCCTCCCCTCCAGGCCTCCTTTCATAGCTTTGATCACATTGAACATGTGTGCACTGCCAAGGCATGACAGGAGTCACTGTGCTCGGAGGGCCTCTGGAGGCCCAATGTTAAATCCTAAGGGGTTTACATTCAAAATCTCTTTCAAGTCTATTGCCTGACTCTACCCTGCCACCAGCATCTTCAAGCCTCACTATCTTCTTCTGGGTCATTGGGACAACTTCCTAATGGGCCTcactcaatgtgtgtgtgtgtgtgtgtgtgtgtgtgtgtgtgtctgtgtgtatgtctgtgtgtgtgtgtgtctgtgtgtctgtctgtcttttggtATGTTGTTTGATGCTGAGGAGTGGTCTCATGGCCTCGTGATTGCTAAATAAGCACTCCACCTTGAGCTATATCACCAACCCAGAGGACTTAAAAAGTCTTTGTAGGATGAAAACAAATCTGAAAGGAAGTAAATGTGAAAAGAAGAATACAATGAACTCTATACTCCCATCTTCCAGAATTAGCAGACTGCTCCCTCTCCGCCCCCTTCCAATCATTCTCTAGATTTCTGCCTGGCCTCTCATACTGTGCTCCAGAAGCCCCGAGCTTAGCATGTCATTCTTTAGTTTCATGGTATTCATTTCCACACTCCTTATGTGGCCACAAAGTTCCCATGACCCATCTTTTATACTGTCCCAGTCATGTCTTTTACCCATCATAATTGTTCTCGTTCATTGGTCTGTTTTCAAGTTTCTTTTAATCATACTGCAACTTGAACCAGATAATTTGCACATAGCTTTTAGATTTCATTTGAGTTGCCCTTCTCTAAGTAAAATATTTCCTAATTTGCTGGGTAAGGTTAGAGTTCTGCTATTAATAGCTCGTACTTTTTGAATACtttctgaagtggaaatttctggatcCTTTGGAGACTccgttgtgtcatgtgatgtttttatggaaactgtcttatgaaaggatgtttttgctgaagcagagaTGTGGGAGAAGAACAGACACGTGGCGTTTtcctggaagctgcctggaaaggggcatgtgatgttttgctagagtggATGCTTGAGTGACGTCTGGAAAGGGTGTAAgtatataacccaacagacagtgggcaTCGCTGGTGGTATCGGTTCGCTTTGCCACTCTTTGCCGGGTTTCGTTGAGCTTTGCTGATGCtatggcattggttcaccttgccttctTCACTGATGATTGTTGGTAGA
It encodes the following:
- the LOC127684124 gene encoding N-acetyllactosaminide alpha-1,3-galactosyltransferase-like, with the protein product MRYKILILSLLVLMSLYAQYSEYPFSIKKLQMTYQCWSLKNQPELQLSDWFNATMNSTHTGMRVTNWSAPIVWTDTYNESVLANYYEKYPVTVGLIVFAVGRYLLYYLGRFLESADRFFMVNQKVVFYIMLDDFSHMPWIDLNRHRTLKIFKIKQARRWQDISMMRMKVISEHIEDHIQHEVDYVFCMDVDQLFKAKYGLETLGDSVAQLHTYWYKESPSRLPYERNESSQAYIEVGEGDFYYHAAVFGGTTTQVLRITKECAKAIMKDKKNNVEAVWHDESHLNKYFFLHRPSKILSPEYCWDLRQNKTPDIKTVKLSWNFKNYRLLRKHL